One region of Chlorobiota bacterium genomic DNA includes:
- a CDS encoding rhodanese-like domain-containing protein: MYERKFADVPMISPDSLAAAIASGKPPLLLDTRTPEEFAVSHLKGARRVDPATLADLQEIDLAGTDPDQPIVAYCSVGYRSGIVARQLQELGFTNVRNLYGGIFLWHNQGRQVWAGNQVVGEVHPYDWVWGQFLR; this comes from the coding sequence ATGTACGAACGGAAGTTCGCCGATGTCCCGATGATCTCCCCCGATTCCCTTGCTGCGGCCATTGCAAGCGGCAAGCCGCCGCTGCTGCTGGATACCCGAACCCCCGAGGAGTTCGCCGTTAGCCACCTGAAAGGGGCGCGCCGCGTGGACCCCGCCACCCTTGCCGACCTGCAGGAAATTGACCTTGCCGGAACCGACCCCGACCAACCAATCGTGGCCTACTGCTCGGTTGGATATCGCAGCGGAATCGTTGCCCGCCAACTCCAAGAATTAGGATTCACGAACGTGCGGAATTTGTACGGCGGGATTTTCCTGTGGCACAACCAGGGCCGCCAGGTTTGGGCCGGCAATCAAGTGGTGGGGGAAGTTCACCCGTACGATTGGGTTTGGGGACAGTTCTTGCGGTAG
- a CDS encoding OmpA family protein has translation MTLHARRKAAPMFFATMLLVAVFGAAVPPLAAQSPERLPVEINSPRSELVPVIAPDGKGLWFVRKDAPENIGGSGFDIWHATLGSNGRWNQARNVGAPLNSIGDNYVCSVTPDGQTLLLGGRYSANGEVSAGVSIARRTAEGWGKPRALNIHDFYNTARFAEYSLANDGRTLLLCLQRDDSYGDKDIYVSFWQKDGSWSRPLNLGRELNSKGSEVSPFLAADGVTLYFSTDGRGGSGDNDIFVARRLDSTWTRWTTPENLGPAINTSGFDAYYTIPASGDFAYFVSTHNESNREDIYRVPLPKPVRPKPVVLVKGKVLNSQTKEPIGARIRYERLADGKVEGYADSDPATGAYAIVLPAEAAYGFRAEAGGFIATSDNLDARTVTEYRELTRDLLLAPIQVGQTIRLNNIFFDFGSDTLRPESFPELQRIATLLRDNPRMVIQIAGHTDNIGSDQSNLRLSQNRATAVMEYLVQQGFPRNQIGAHGYGRSRPIATNDTEEGRSQNRRVEFTILGEK, from the coding sequence ATGACGCTTCACGCACGCCGCAAGGCTGCCCCGATGTTCTTCGCAACCATGCTGCTGGTGGCCGTTTTTGGCGCGGCGGTTCCCCCGCTTGCGGCCCAATCCCCCGAACGCCTTCCGGTGGAGATCAACAGCCCCCGTTCCGAGCTTGTTCCGGTGATTGCCCCCGACGGGAAAGGCCTGTGGTTTGTTCGGAAAGATGCGCCGGAAAATATCGGCGGAAGCGGCTTCGACATTTGGCACGCAACGTTGGGAAGCAACGGACGCTGGAACCAAGCCCGCAACGTTGGCGCGCCGCTGAACAGCATCGGCGACAACTACGTCTGCTCGGTAACGCCCGACGGACAGACGTTGCTGCTTGGCGGGAGATACTCCGCAAATGGTGAGGTGTCCGCTGGCGTATCCATTGCCCGGCGCACAGCCGAAGGGTGGGGAAAACCCCGCGCGCTGAACATCCACGATTTCTACAACACCGCAAGGTTTGCCGAATACTCCCTTGCCAACGATGGCCGCACGCTTCTGCTGTGCCTGCAACGCGACGACTCCTACGGCGACAAGGATATCTATGTCAGCTTCTGGCAGAAGGATGGATCGTGGAGCCGCCCGCTGAATCTTGGCCGCGAACTGAACAGCAAGGGGAGCGAGGTAAGCCCCTTCCTTGCTGCCGATGGCGTAACCCTTTACTTCTCCACCGACGGGCGTGGCGGAAGCGGGGATAACGACATCTTCGTTGCGCGCCGATTGGACAGCACCTGGACCCGATGGACCACCCCGGAAAATCTTGGCCCGGCAATCAATACCTCCGGCTTCGATGCCTACTACACCATCCCCGCCTCCGGCGATTTTGCGTACTTCGTCAGCACGCATAACGAGAGCAATCGGGAGGATATCTACCGCGTTCCGCTCCCCAAACCTGTGCGCCCAAAGCCGGTGGTGTTGGTGAAAGGGAAAGTGCTAAACAGCCAGACAAAGGAGCCAATCGGCGCGCGGATCCGCTACGAGCGGTTGGCCGACGGGAAGGTGGAGGGATACGCCGATTCGGATCCGGCCACCGGGGCTTACGCCATCGTCCTTCCCGCCGAAGCGGCCTACGGCTTCCGCGCCGAAGCTGGCGGGTTCATTGCCACCAGCGACAATTTGGATGCGCGCACCGTGACGGAGTATCGGGAACTCACCCGCGACCTTCTGCTGGCCCCAATCCAGGTTGGCCAGACGATTCGGCTGAACAACATCTTCTTCGATTTTGGCAGCGACACGCTTCGCCCCGAGTCGTTCCCCGAGCTTCAGCGGATTGCCACGTTGCTGCGCGACAACCCGCGCATGGTTATCCAGATTGCGGGCCACACCGACAACATCGGCAGCGATCAATCGAACCTCCGCCTTTCGCAGAACCGCGCAACAGCCGTGATGGAGTATTTGGTCCAGCAAGGATTCCCCCGCAACCAGATTGGCGCGCATGGCTACGGGCGCAGCCGCCCAATTGCCACGAACGACACCGAGGAAGGGCGCAGCCAAAACCGCCGCGTGGAGTTCACGATTCTTGGGGAGAAATAA
- a CDS encoding heavy-metal-associated domain-containing protein, which produces MTEILSISGMSCQGCVASVQKAISRLPVEKAEVEIGKAMVEFDESKVTHHQLVEVIEDAGFEVAATW; this is translated from the coding sequence ATGACGGAAATTTTATCAATCAGCGGCATGAGCTGCCAGGGCTGCGTGGCCAGCGTTCAGAAAGCCATTTCACGATTGCCGGTGGAGAAAGCCGAGGTAGAGATTGGCAAAGCGATGGTGGAGTTCGATGAATCCAAAGTCACCCACCACCAGCTTGTCGAGGTTATCGAGGATGCTGGATTTGAGGTTGCCGCCACGTGGTGA
- a CDS encoding YncE family protein, protein MATRSILLVSLLFAGFLAAGCGTSATDHDDDHDHTESPLPETVPIPAIAFDALYVVNGGDSSISVINTETNTVAGTIRLKNISYPHHISLTPDRSALLVAILGQDLSGGHSHSGHGGGAAAYLLMMDATTGTLRESRKLDHPAHNAVMTPTGSSVWAAQSATAGTVLVLDPVLLGTRSTVSVGEMPLEVTMTPNGQYAFVANNASDNVTVIDVVGKSIVKTIAVGDGPVGAWPGSNGVMYVDNETGKTVTAIDATTLQTIRTYNLGFTPAMATVAPDTTLWITDVENGKVAIFSTERDEKIGEITVGAGAHGIAFSGDGKTAYVSNQNAGTVSVIDVATRSVSTTIAVGAKPNGIVWRKG, encoded by the coding sequence ATGGCTACGCGTTCAATACTTCTGGTTAGTCTGCTGTTTGCGGGGTTCCTGGCCGCCGGGTGCGGGACCTCCGCAACGGATCACGACGACGACCACGACCACACCGAGTCTCCGCTTCCCGAAACCGTTCCAATCCCCGCCATTGCGTTCGACGCGTTGTACGTGGTGAACGGTGGGGATAGCAGTATCAGCGTCATCAACACCGAAACGAACACGGTGGCGGGGACCATCCGGCTGAAGAACATCAGCTATCCCCACCACATTTCGCTTACGCCGGACCGCAGCGCGCTGTTGGTTGCAATATTGGGCCAGGACCTTAGCGGCGGCCACTCGCACAGCGGCCACGGCGGCGGGGCGGCGGCGTACCTGCTGATGATGGATGCCACCACCGGAACGCTTCGTGAATCGCGGAAGCTGGACCACCCGGCCCACAACGCGGTGATGACCCCAACGGGAAGCTCCGTCTGGGCCGCGCAATCCGCAACCGCCGGGACGGTGCTGGTGCTGGACCCGGTGCTGCTTGGGACCCGCAGCACGGTGTCGGTGGGGGAAATGCCGCTGGAGGTGACGATGACCCCGAACGGACAATACGCCTTTGTGGCAAACAACGCTTCCGACAACGTGACGGTCATTGACGTAGTCGGCAAGTCCATCGTGAAAACTATCGCCGTTGGCGACGGCCCAGTTGGCGCGTGGCCCGGAAGCAATGGGGTGATGTACGTTGACAACGAAACCGGCAAAACCGTAACCGCCATTGATGCCACAACGCTGCAAACGATACGGACCTATAACCTGGGATTCACCCCCGCAATGGCAACCGTTGCCCCCGACACCACACTCTGGATCACCGACGTGGAGAACGGGAAAGTGGCCATTTTCAGCACCGAGCGCGATGAGAAGATTGGGGAGATCACCGTTGGGGCCGGCGCGCACGGAATCGCCTTCAGTGGCGATGGAAAAACCGCATACGTCAGCAATCAAAACGCAGGGACGGTTTCGGTGATTGATGTTGCCACACGATCGGTGAGCACCACCATCGCCGTTGGCGCAAAACCCAATGGAATCGTCTGGAGAAAAGGGTGA
- a CDS encoding multicopper oxidase domain-containing protein, translating into MNRRRFLHTIALSGVAATAARVPLLGAGKPLASPHSTLLAGGGNPLRFPPEWKGEPLVAAQTKQNVWSDAKTDLWTIGGSWPGPTIRAKRGDTFNARLVNMLAEPTIIHWHGMIVPHEMDGHPMQVVGTEGTYDYSFPILNRAGTYWYHPHPHHRTAIQAYRGMAGLFIVEDDAEKELGLPDGEHDIPLALQDRRITASRQFTYEVVTDDDHLQGFLGDTVFVNGTPDPYLEVAKGLYRFRILNGANARIFYLSFTDGRPFHIIASDGGLLDKPYSVTLLSISPGERFEILVDFSGDKIGTSVMLRSENTGAGAGYPPPQGAELPIIRFDVVKEASKPFTIPQTLVPYERYREQDAVRERDFVLSIRHEGSVGNLEVGHFINDKEFEMERIDETVPMDQLEIWSFRNSSLAPHPMHVHGVQFQVLDRAGNANLVPRDRGWKDTVLVLPYQMVRVLVRFNRYPGIYLVHCHNLEHEDHGMMLNFEVKENSTGVDVGPNRPQKLDLN; encoded by the coding sequence ATGAACCGTCGCCGTTTTCTTCACACGATCGCGCTTTCTGGCGTTGCCGCAACCGCTGCCCGCGTTCCGCTTCTTGGTGCCGGGAAGCCGCTTGCTTCCCCCCACTCCACGCTGCTTGCTGGCGGTGGAAATCCGCTGCGTTTTCCGCCCGAATGGAAAGGCGAGCCGCTGGTGGCCGCCCAAACAAAACAGAACGTCTGGTCCGATGCCAAAACTGACCTTTGGACCATTGGCGGAAGCTGGCCCGGCCCCACAATTCGGGCGAAGCGGGGCGACACGTTCAACGCTCGCTTGGTGAATATGCTGGCCGAACCGACCATCATCCACTGGCACGGGATGATCGTTCCCCATGAGATGGACGGCCACCCGATGCAAGTGGTCGGGACCGAAGGCACCTACGATTACTCCTTCCCCATTCTGAACCGCGCCGGGACCTACTGGTACCACCCCCACCCGCATCACCGCACAGCGATCCAAGCCTACCGGGGAATGGCTGGGTTGTTCATTGTGGAGGATGATGCCGAGAAGGAGCTTGGGCTTCCCGATGGCGAGCACGACATCCCGCTGGCGTTGCAGGATCGCCGCATTACTGCCTCGCGCCAGTTCACGTATGAAGTCGTCACCGACGACGACCACTTGCAGGGATTTCTTGGCGACACCGTCTTCGTGAACGGAACGCCCGACCCCTACCTTGAAGTGGCCAAAGGGTTGTACCGCTTCCGCATTTTGAACGGCGCAAACGCCCGGATTTTCTACCTATCGTTCACCGACGGCCGCCCCTTCCACATCATCGCCAGCGATGGCGGGCTGCTGGATAAGCCGTACAGCGTCACCCTTCTCTCAATCTCCCCCGGCGAACGCTTCGAGATTTTGGTTGATTTTTCCGGCGATAAAATTGGCACCTCGGTGATGCTCCGCAGCGAGAACACCGGCGCGGGTGCTGGGTACCCGCCGCCGCAAGGGGCCGAGCTTCCAATCATCCGGTTCGACGTGGTGAAGGAAGCATCCAAGCCGTTCACCATTCCGCAAACGTTGGTCCCCTACGAACGTTATCGCGAGCAAGATGCCGTGCGTGAGCGTGACTTCGTCCTTTCCATCAGGCATGAAGGGAGCGTTGGGAATTTGGAGGTTGGCCATTTCATCAACGATAAGGAGTTCGAGATGGAGAGGATTGATGAAACCGTGCCGATGGATCAATTGGAGATTTGGAGCTTCCGCAACAGCAGCCTTGCGCCCCACCCGATGCACGTTCACGGCGTGCAGTTCCAGGTGCTGGACCGCGCCGGAAACGCCAACCTTGTCCCCCGCGACCGCGGTTGGAAGGATACGGTTCTTGTGCTTCCCTACCAGATGGTTCGGGTGCTTGTTCGCTTCAATCGCTATCCAGGAATCTACCTTGTCCACTGCCACAATCTTGAGCATGAGGATCACGGGATGATGCTAAACTTCGAGGTGAAAGAGAACTCAACCGGGGTGGACGTTGGCCCCAATCGGCCACAAAAATTAGATCTGAATTAG